In Synechococcus sp. UW69, the following are encoded in one genomic region:
- a CDS encoding UDP-glucuronic acid decarboxylase family protein, with the protein MQIHLVTGGAGFLGSHLIDRLMEGGDEVICLDNYFTGRKANIARWIGHPRFELIRHDVTEPIKLEVDRIWHLACPASPIHYQFNPVKTAKTSFLGTYNMLGLARRVGARLLLASTSEVYGDPEVHPQPESYWGSVNPIGVRSCYDEGKRIAETLCFDYQRMNGVEVRVARIFNTYGPRMLLDDGRVVSNFIVQALRGEPLTLYGDGRQTRSFCYVSDLIEGLILLMNGEHNGPINLGNPAEFTIRELAQLVRMRINPELPLEEMPLPQDDPQQRQPAIDLARQQLDWQPTVSLEQGLAPTIDSFRNLLELEEGCGT; encoded by the coding sequence ATGCAGATCCACCTCGTCACTGGCGGTGCCGGCTTTCTCGGCTCCCATCTGATCGACCGCCTGATGGAGGGCGGTGATGAGGTGATCTGTCTCGACAATTACTTCACCGGCCGCAAGGCCAACATCGCCCGCTGGATTGGCCATCCCCGCTTCGAGCTCATCCGTCACGACGTCACGGAACCGATCAAGCTGGAGGTCGACCGGATCTGGCATCTGGCCTGTCCTGCCTCGCCGATTCACTATCAGTTCAATCCGGTCAAAACGGCCAAGACCAGTTTTCTCGGCACGTACAACATGCTGGGTCTGGCTCGGCGGGTAGGAGCGCGGTTGCTGCTGGCCAGCACCAGTGAGGTGTATGGCGATCCTGAGGTGCATCCCCAGCCCGAGAGTTACTGGGGTTCTGTCAATCCGATCGGTGTGCGTAGTTGCTACGACGAGGGAAAGCGCATCGCTGAAACCCTTTGTTTTGATTACCAGCGCATGAATGGTGTTGAGGTGCGGGTAGCGCGCATCTTCAACACCTATGGCCCGCGCATGCTCCTGGATGACGGCCGGGTGGTGAGCAACTTCATCGTTCAGGCTCTGCGGGGCGAACCACTGACGCTCTACGGAGATGGCCGCCAGACCCGCTCGTTCTGTTATGTCAGTGATCTCATCGAGGGGCTGATCCTCCTGATGAACGGTGAGCACAACGGGCCTATCAACCTAGGCAATCCTGCTGAATTCACGATTCGAGAGTTGGCGCAGCTGGTGCGTATGCGGATCAATCCGGAGCTGCCTTTGGAGGAGATGCCCTTACCACAGGATGACCCTCAACAGCGGCAACCGGCGATTGACCTCGCCCGTCAGCAGCTCGACTGGCAGCCGACTGTGTCACTGGAGCAGGGTCTGGCTCCCACCATCGACTCCTTCCGTAATCTCCTGGAACTTGAAGAAGGTTGCGGGACGTGA
- a CDS encoding NAD-dependent epimerase encodes MGRTVLVTGAAGFIGAALSRRLLQRGDRVVGLDNLNNYYDPSLKQARLGQIEAVAPSGAWRFERLALEDGESLTALFAEERPKVVVNLAAQAGVRYSLENPAAYIQSNLVGFGNLLEGCRHSGTENLVYASSSSVYGGNRNLPFHERQPVNHPVSLYAASKKANELMAHTYSHLYGLPATGLRFFTVYGPWGRPDMAPMLFAKAILAGEPIKVFNHGKMQRDFTYIDDIVEGVLRCCDKPATSNAAFDPLQPDPATAAAPHRVFNIGNSQPIELLRFIEVMEQTLGREAVKDYQPMQPGDVVSTAADTSALESWIGFKPATSLVCGIKNFTEWFTDFYD; translated from the coding sequence ATGGGGCGAACAGTTCTTGTCACTGGCGCTGCAGGCTTCATTGGCGCAGCCCTCTCGAGACGACTTCTGCAGCGTGGTGATCGTGTTGTCGGTCTCGACAATCTGAACAACTATTACGACCCCAGCCTTAAGCAGGCAAGGTTGGGTCAGATCGAAGCCGTGGCTCCTTCTGGAGCCTGGCGTTTTGAGCGTTTGGCGTTGGAAGATGGTGAGTCGTTGACGGCACTGTTTGCTGAAGAAAGGCCCAAGGTGGTGGTGAATCTGGCCGCGCAGGCTGGTGTTCGTTATTCCCTGGAGAACCCGGCGGCTTACATCCAGAGCAACCTGGTGGGCTTCGGGAATTTGCTCGAGGGCTGCCGCCATTCCGGCACCGAAAACCTTGTGTACGCCTCAAGTAGCTCGGTTTATGGCGGTAACCGTAATTTGCCGTTTCACGAACGTCAGCCGGTGAATCATCCGGTGAGCCTGTACGCCGCTAGCAAGAAGGCGAACGAGTTGATGGCTCATACCTACAGCCATCTCTATGGGCTGCCGGCTACAGGGTTGCGCTTTTTCACGGTGTATGGCCCCTGGGGGCGCCCCGACATGGCTCCGATGCTGTTTGCCAAAGCCATCCTTGCGGGTGAACCGATCAAGGTTTTCAACCACGGCAAGATGCAGCGTGATTTCACCTACATCGACGACATCGTCGAGGGGGTGTTGCGTTGCTGCGACAAGCCGGCGACTTCCAATGCTGCCTTTGATCCGCTGCAGCCGGACCCGGCCACGGCGGCGGCACCGCATCGGGTTTTCAATATCGGCAACAGTCAGCCCATCGAACTATTGCGCTTTATCGAGGTGATGGAGCAGACACTGGGCCGTGAGGCGGTGAAGGATTATCAACCGATGCAGCCGGGCGACGTTGTTTCTACGGCTGCCGACACATCAGCTCTTGAGAGTTGGATTGGTTTTAAACCTGCAACATCTCTTGTCTGCGGCATAAAAAATTTCACCGAATGGTTTACTGATTTCTATGATTGA
- a CDS encoding nucleotide sugar dehydrogenase, producing MKIQRICCIGAGYVGGPTMAVIADRCQQVQVQVVDINQARIDAWNDPDLGKLPVYEPGLDRVVERARGRNLHFSTDVAASIAAADMVFISVNTPTKTKGLGAGQASDLRWVEACAREVAQAATGHTIVVEKSTLPVRTAAAIKTILEAASDGEDQRTFSVLSNPEFLAEGTAISDLEAPDRVLIGGDDPASIDSLAEIYAHWVPQQQILRTNLWSSELSKLTANAFLAQRISSINSIAAFCEASGADVREVARAIGTDSRIGPKFLNAGPGFGGSCFQKDILNLVYLCRHFGLPEVADYWESVVALNTWQQHRIARLVVQKLFGTVTGKRLAILGFAFKADTNDTREAPAIRICRDLLEEGAQLSIHDPKVSAQQMARDLQQEAAPQAGSLSGTGSWAEAGTIEDAVTGADAVLVLTEWQQYRDLNWMSLAGRMRKPAWVFDARAVADPEQVRAAGLSLWRVGDGEG from the coding sequence GTGAAGATTCAACGGATCTGCTGCATCGGTGCGGGGTATGTGGGCGGACCGACCATGGCGGTGATCGCTGATCGCTGCCAGCAGGTTCAAGTGCAGGTGGTGGATATCAACCAGGCGCGAATTGATGCTTGGAATGATCCCGACCTTGGCAAGTTGCCTGTGTATGAACCAGGGCTCGACCGCGTGGTCGAACGGGCTCGGGGACGCAACCTGCATTTCTCCACCGATGTGGCCGCTTCCATTGCCGCTGCGGACATGGTGTTCATTTCGGTCAACACGCCCACCAAGACCAAGGGGCTCGGAGCTGGACAGGCCAGTGATCTCCGTTGGGTGGAAGCCTGTGCCCGTGAGGTGGCTCAGGCGGCCACCGGTCACACGATCGTCGTGGAGAAGAGCACCCTGCCCGTGAGAACGGCTGCCGCCATTAAAACCATCCTGGAAGCAGCTAGTGACGGAGAGGATCAACGGACCTTTTCGGTGCTCTCCAATCCCGAGTTTCTGGCGGAAGGAACGGCCATTAGCGATCTGGAGGCCCCCGACCGGGTCTTGATCGGTGGTGATGATCCTGCATCCATTGATTCCCTCGCCGAGATCTACGCCCACTGGGTTCCTCAGCAGCAGATTTTGCGCACCAACCTTTGGAGTAGTGAGCTCTCAAAGCTCACCGCTAATGCCTTCTTAGCGCAGCGCATCAGCTCGATTAACTCCATTGCTGCCTTCTGCGAGGCCAGTGGGGCGGATGTACGTGAGGTGGCTCGGGCGATTGGCACCGACAGTCGGATCGGCCCGAAATTCCTCAATGCTGGGCCGGGGTTCGGTGGTAGCTGTTTCCAAAAGGACATCCTCAACCTGGTGTATCTCTGCCGTCATTTCGGCCTGCCGGAGGTGGCGGATTACTGGGAGAGTGTGGTGGCTCTGAACACGTGGCAACAGCACCGCATTGCCCGGTTGGTGGTGCAAAAGTTGTTCGGCACTGTGACTGGAAAGCGGCTGGCGATTCTTGGTTTTGCTTTCAAGGCCGACACCAACGACACCCGCGAAGCTCCGGCGATTCGCATCTGCCGAGATCTTCTCGAGGAAGGTGCTCAGCTGTCCATTCACGATCCCAAGGTGTCTGCTCAACAGATGGCACGGGACCTTCAACAGGAAGCAGCACCTCAGGCGGGCTCCCTCAGTGGAACCGGTAGTTGGGCTGAAGCCGGCACCATTGAAGATGCCGTGACAGGTGCCGATGCCGTGTTGGTGCTCACTGAATGGCAGCAATACCGCGATCTCAATTGGATGTCTCTTGCCGGCCGGATGCGCAAGCCGGCATGGGTCTTTGATGCGAGGGCGGTTGCCGACCCCGAACAGGTGAGAGCCGCGGGCCTAAGCCTTTGGCGAGTGGGGGATGGTGAGGGTTGA
- the hisS gene encoding histidine--tRNA ligase, whose protein sequence is MSQLQSLRGMVDLLPEALQRWQAVEAMAREYFQRSGFGEIRTPLLETTDLFCRGIGEGTDVVGKEMYSFQDRGDRSCTLRPEGTASVVRAALQHGLLSQGAQKLWYAGPMFRYERPQAGRQRQFHQIGVEWLGASSARSDVEVIALAWDLLASLGVGGLELELNSLGTAEDRQAYRNALVAWLEQRSDALDPDSQARLSTNPLRILDSKNKDTQTLLEQAPTLVDALCDASRERFADVQQGLTALGIPFRLNPRLVRGLDYYSHTAFEITSDQLGAQATVCGGGRYDGLIGQLGGAPTPAIGWALGMERLLLVLEAAAQADSQGVAARLTATPSAEVYVVNRGGEAECVALSLARELRAAGLWVELDASGSSFGKQFKRADRSGARWALVLGDEEAQAGMVRLKPLQQQGEESTVAISPVAAIVDALRTP, encoded by the coding sequence GTGAGTCAGCTCCAGAGCCTCAGGGGCATGGTGGATCTGCTGCCGGAGGCGCTTCAGCGCTGGCAGGCGGTGGAGGCGATGGCTCGGGAGTATTTCCAGCGTTCAGGGTTTGGCGAGATTCGGACGCCGCTTCTGGAGACGACCGATCTGTTCTGCCGTGGCATCGGTGAGGGCACCGATGTGGTGGGCAAAGAGATGTACAGCTTTCAAGACCGGGGCGATCGCTCCTGCACCTTGCGGCCGGAAGGCACGGCCTCCGTGGTGCGTGCGGCCCTTCAGCACGGTTTGCTCAGTCAGGGTGCACAGAAGCTCTGGTATGCGGGGCCGATGTTTCGCTACGAGCGCCCCCAGGCCGGCCGGCAGCGTCAGTTCCACCAGATCGGTGTGGAGTGGCTGGGTGCTAGCAGTGCCCGTAGCGATGTTGAGGTGATCGCTCTGGCTTGGGACCTCCTGGCCAGCCTTGGGGTTGGGGGATTGGAGCTGGAATTGAACAGCCTTGGCACGGCGGAGGACCGCCAGGCCTACCGCAATGCACTAGTGGCCTGGCTCGAACAGCGGTCTGACGCTTTAGATCCTGATTCCCAGGCCCGACTCAGCACCAATCCGCTGCGGATCCTTGATTCCAAAAACAAGGACACTCAGACCCTGCTGGAGCAGGCACCCACTCTTGTGGATGCGCTCTGTGATGCCAGCCGTGAGCGTTTTGCCGACGTGCAGCAGGGGCTGACCGCCCTTGGCATTCCCTTCCGACTCAATCCCAGGCTGGTGCGTGGCTTGGATTACTACAGCCACACGGCTTTCGAGATCACCAGTGACCAACTCGGTGCCCAGGCCACCGTGTGCGGTGGTGGCCGTTACGACGGCTTGATCGGCCAGTTGGGAGGAGCCCCAACCCCCGCCATCGGTTGGGCTCTTGGAATGGAACGGCTTTTGCTCGTGCTTGAGGCTGCTGCGCAGGCGGATTCTCAAGGAGTCGCCGCCCGACTGACGGCGACTCCATCAGCCGAGGTTTATGTGGTGAACAGAGGTGGGGAGGCTGAGTGTGTTGCCCTGTCCTTGGCACGGGAGCTTCGGGCCGCTGGGCTTTGGGTCGAATTGGATGCGTCGGGCTCCTCTTTCGGCAAGCAGTTCAAGCGGGCCGATCGCAGCGGTGCGCGCTGGGCGCTGGTGCTCGGCGATGAGGAGGCCCAGGCGGGAATGGTGCGCCTCAAGCCGTTGCAGCAGCAGGGTGAGGAATCCACCGTTGCGATCTCGCCGGTGGCCGCGATTGTGGATGCACTGCGCACCCCCTGA
- a CDS encoding HlyD family secretion protein, with protein MKMNPQKLTALVRQGSSNLVGTSRDFLRRFDPGDMGDATDLNTYDESILQQGRFWMRTVTWTLIGSSLFGVAWLAFARTEEIVVAPGQLEPIGSVQDIQMPVGGVADQILVAEGDRVKAGQVLMKLDTEASEEQRVSLEKNIKLMQEQLQLKEQEKLKTIQVNQEEVLMLENNLQLQAEILERYEQLEAAGAFSEVQYLNQQNVVVETRGKLMQTKAERLRQIALLDQQTAQLKSELADLNGRLVESKVTLRYQQLRSPVDGVIFDLKPTSRGFTAQSTQTVMKVVPMGSLEAKVEVPSNKIGFVQVPPGCPEKRDACMTADISIDSFPSTDFGVLKGKVIRIGSDALEPDPQEQRQELSFPVTIQLDDQQLKLKTGSSLPLQVGMSLTANIKLRKVSYLQLLLGEFQDKAESLQRL; from the coding sequence ATGAAGATGAATCCTCAAAAGTTGACGGCCCTCGTCAGGCAGGGGTCCAGCAATCTGGTTGGCACGTCCCGGGACTTTCTGCGTCGCTTTGACCCCGGCGACATGGGAGATGCAACCGATCTCAACACCTACGACGAATCGATTCTTCAGCAGGGTCGCTTCTGGATGCGCACCGTCACCTGGACCCTGATTGGCAGCAGTCTGTTCGGTGTGGCCTGGCTGGCCTTTGCTCGGACGGAGGAGATCGTCGTAGCACCAGGCCAGCTGGAGCCGATCGGATCAGTCCAGGACATCCAGATGCCCGTGGGCGGTGTGGCGGATCAAATCCTCGTGGCCGAAGGTGATCGTGTGAAGGCCGGCCAGGTGCTGATGAAGCTGGACACTGAAGCCAGTGAGGAACAGCGCGTGAGTCTTGAAAAAAACATCAAGCTCATGCAGGAACAACTGCAGTTGAAAGAGCAGGAAAAGCTCAAAACCATCCAGGTCAATCAGGAAGAGGTGCTGATGTTGGAGAACAATCTGCAGTTGCAGGCCGAAATCCTGGAGCGCTACGAGCAGTTGGAGGCAGCTGGTGCCTTTTCCGAAGTGCAATACCTCAATCAGCAGAACGTCGTTGTCGAAACCCGCGGAAAATTGATGCAGACCAAGGCGGAACGCTTGCGCCAGATCGCCCTTCTCGATCAACAGACGGCTCAATTGAAGTCGGAGCTTGCCGATCTCAATGGGCGCTTGGTGGAGAGCAAGGTCACCCTGCGTTATCAGCAGCTCAGGTCGCCTGTGGATGGCGTGATCTTTGATCTCAAGCCCACGTCCCGTGGCTTCACCGCCCAATCCACCCAGACGGTCATGAAGGTGGTGCCGATGGGTTCGCTCGAAGCGAAGGTGGAGGTGCCAAGCAACAAGATCGGTTTTGTGCAGGTGCCACCGGGTTGTCCTGAAAAGCGTGACGCTTGCATGACTGCCGATATCAGCATCGACTCCTTCCCTTCCACTGATTTCGGAGTGCTCAAGGGCAAAGTGATTCGCATCGGTTCCGATGCCCTAGAGCCTGACCCCCAGGAGCAGCGTCAGGAACTCAGTTTCCCGGTCACGATTCAGCTGGATGATCAACAGCTGAAGCTCAAGACGGGATCCTCCTTGCCCCTGCAGGTGGGCATGAGCCTGACGGCGAACATCAAGCTGCGCAAGGTCTCCTACCTGCAGCTGCTGCTGGGAGAATTCCAGGACAAGGCGGAATCGCTACAGCGTCTCTGA
- a CDS encoding type I secretion system permease/ATPase — protein MTQTPSFPLLEHPAFRGVSDVSAYRLESSSNLLRFELGGQLCDPNDIPARILVILQGQARLVGRNNGRLTTVGKFGPGSVIGAASHLCGAPCENVIAAEEVIACALSDELWRELYYSEPTFRNWCDQQLWPQELLKLLEALEQNNPETESSALEKLDSALHSAERCAPNSTAVDAALAAGKRLYVTSAWGDLTVGQPVRSFADMPSCEPFSLRLVALPSIEASALEPLDESDPEKALTPFESIQDAEILPPVSSYSPERNVVDGLRLIRADGSLQETLACFQMLAQLMKLPFRRDSIEKVLQDNLGRGLTPNLQLCGQLAASLGLHVMAARVPAGAGTRLQVPSMLPWKGGFALVIASSERGLKLASPRQGMVTLAPDDLAEQFPDGIELLLMERSNSTPDQKFGPGWFWPALKRYRGVLIQVLSASFVVQLFTLANPLLIQVIIDKVITQRSLDTLQVLGIALVVVTILEGVLGSLKTFLFAETTNRIDQRLGAEVIDHLLRLPLGYFDRRPVGELGTRVAELEKIRNFLTGQALNTILDAAFSVIYIAVMLIYSWLLTLIALSVLPIQIGLTIVGAPLFRRQFRAAAEENAKTQSHLVEVLTGIQTVKAQNVEMVSRWRWQGFYSQYIARTFEKTITGTALNQTSQVLQKISQLMVLWIGASMVLSGDLTLGQLIAFRIISGYVTQPLLRLSTIWQNIQELRVSFERLADVIDTPEESDEVDKSKVMLPPLQGDVRFENLSFRFRPGQPQVLKEVNLEIPAGTFVGIVGQSGSGKSTLMKLLPRLYAPEGGRILIDDYDIGKVELYSLRRQIGIVPQDPLLFSGTVSDNIALTNPEASSEEIVRAARLANAHDFIMDLPSGYSTPVGERGAALSGGQRQRVAIARTLLSNPRLLVMDEATSALDYETERKVCDNLLDNLNDRTVFFITHRLSTIRKADVIVMLHQGAVVEVGTHDDLMTHRGRYYALYRQQESS, from the coding sequence ATGACCCAGACACCGTCTTTCCCGTTGCTGGAGCATCCGGCCTTCCGCGGTGTCTCTGATGTCTCGGCTTACAGGTTGGAGAGCAGCAGCAATTTGCTCCGTTTCGAGCTTGGCGGGCAGCTGTGTGATCCCAACGACATCCCGGCCCGGATCCTGGTCATCCTCCAAGGCCAGGCTAGGCTTGTTGGTCGTAACAATGGCCGCCTCACGACGGTCGGCAAGTTCGGCCCCGGCAGTGTGATTGGGGCCGCCAGTCATCTTTGCGGTGCCCCTTGCGAGAACGTGATCGCCGCTGAGGAGGTGATTGCCTGTGCACTCTCCGACGAACTCTGGCGCGAGCTCTATTACAGCGAACCCACATTCCGAAACTGGTGCGATCAACAGCTCTGGCCCCAGGAGCTGCTCAAGCTGTTGGAAGCTCTTGAGCAGAACAACCCTGAGACCGAGAGCTCTGCCCTTGAAAAGCTGGACAGTGCCCTGCATTCCGCCGAGCGCTGTGCTCCGAACTCCACTGCGGTGGATGCAGCCCTGGCTGCCGGGAAGCGTCTGTATGTCACAAGTGCGTGGGGCGATCTGACCGTCGGTCAACCGGTTCGATCATTTGCGGACATGCCGTCCTGCGAACCTTTTTCGCTGCGTCTGGTGGCGCTGCCGTCAATCGAGGCTTCCGCCTTGGAGCCCCTGGATGAGAGCGATCCAGAGAAAGCCCTGACGCCGTTCGAATCCATTCAAGATGCCGAGATACTTCCCCCCGTCAGCAGCTACAGCCCAGAGCGGAATGTGGTGGACGGTCTAAGGCTGATTCGTGCTGATGGTTCTCTTCAGGAAACCTTGGCCTGTTTTCAGATGCTGGCGCAGCTGATGAAGCTGCCGTTTCGCCGTGATTCGATCGAGAAGGTTCTTCAGGACAACCTCGGTCGTGGCCTGACTCCGAATCTCCAGCTCTGTGGGCAGCTGGCGGCCAGTCTTGGTCTGCACGTAATGGCGGCAAGGGTCCCGGCGGGAGCGGGAACGCGTCTCCAGGTGCCCTCAATGCTCCCGTGGAAGGGAGGCTTTGCTCTGGTGATCGCCAGCAGTGAGCGGGGTCTGAAGCTGGCCTCGCCCAGGCAGGGCATGGTGACCCTGGCGCCGGATGATCTCGCGGAGCAGTTCCCCGATGGGATTGAACTGCTTCTGATGGAGCGGTCCAATTCCACGCCCGATCAGAAGTTCGGCCCAGGGTGGTTTTGGCCTGCTCTGAAGCGCTATCGAGGCGTGTTGATCCAGGTGCTGTCCGCCAGTTTTGTGGTGCAGCTGTTCACCCTGGCCAATCCGCTGCTGATCCAGGTGATCATCGACAAGGTGATTACCCAGCGCAGCCTGGACACGCTGCAAGTACTTGGAATCGCCCTCGTGGTGGTGACCATTCTTGAGGGGGTGCTCGGCAGCCTCAAGACCTTCCTTTTTGCGGAAACCACCAACCGGATTGATCAGCGCCTTGGGGCTGAGGTGATCGACCACCTGTTGCGTCTTCCCCTTGGCTATTTCGATCGGCGCCCTGTGGGTGAATTGGGAACTCGGGTGGCTGAACTGGAGAAGATCCGCAATTTCCTCACCGGTCAAGCCCTCAACACCATCCTGGATGCCGCCTTTTCTGTGATCTACATCGCGGTGATGCTGATTTACAGCTGGCTGCTCACGTTGATCGCCCTCTCCGTTCTTCCGATTCAGATCGGACTGACGATCGTGGGTGCGCCCCTCTTCCGCCGTCAGTTCCGTGCGGCTGCTGAAGAAAACGCCAAGACCCAGAGTCATCTGGTGGAGGTGCTCACCGGCATCCAGACGGTGAAGGCCCAGAACGTGGAGATGGTCAGCCGCTGGCGCTGGCAGGGTTTCTATTCCCAATACATCGCCCGCACCTTTGAGAAAACCATCACCGGCACGGCCCTGAATCAGACCAGCCAGGTGCTGCAGAAGATCTCTCAGTTAATGGTGCTCTGGATTGGTGCCTCCATGGTGCTGAGTGGCGATCTGACTCTGGGGCAGCTGATCGCGTTCCGGATTATCTCCGGTTACGTCACCCAACCCCTGCTGCGCCTGTCCACGATCTGGCAGAACATCCAGGAACTGCGCGTCAGCTTTGAACGGCTTGCCGATGTGATCGATACACCAGAGGAATCCGATGAAGTCGATAAATCAAAGGTGATGCTGCCACCGCTGCAGGGAGACGTGCGGTTTGAGAATTTGTCCTTTCGATTCCGTCCCGGGCAGCCGCAGGTGCTGAAGGAAGTGAATCTTGAGATTCCTGCCGGCACCTTTGTGGGCATCGTGGGCCAGAGCGGAAGCGGCAAGAGCACGCTGATGAAACTGCTGCCCCGGCTCTATGCACCCGAGGGAGGCCGGATCCTGATCGATGACTACGACATCGGAAAGGTCGAGCTTTATTCCCTGCGTCGTCAGATCGGCATTGTTCCTCAGGATCCCCTCTTGTTCAGCGGAACCGTGAGTGACAACATTGCGCTCACAAACCCTGAAGCGTCCAGTGAGGAGATCGTGCGGGCCGCACGTCTCGCGAATGCCCATGACTTCATCATGGATCTTCCCAGTGGCTACAGCACGCCTGTTGGTGAACGGGGTGCTGCCCTCAGCGGAGGACAGAGACAGCGAGTTGCCATCGCCCGCACCTTGCTGAGCAACCCCAGGCTGCTGGTGATGGATGAGGCCACAAGCGCCCTCGACTACGAAACCGAACGGAAGGTCTGCGACAACCTTCTCGACAACCTCAACGACCGCACCGTCTTCTTCATCACCCACCGTCTGTCGACCATCCGTAAGGCCGACGTGATTGTGATGTTGCACCAGGGAGCTGTTGTTGAAGTCGGCACGCACGATGACCTCATGACGCACCGCGGTCGCTATTACGCCCTTTACCGCCAGCAGGAGAGCTCCTGA
- a CDS encoding glycosyltransferase: MIGLGINEVGPLGKLPDNIAYFRYSLSQGNGAGVHPLARETETKVIRAEGVARAASRLRDQGFYPDLICAHPGWGEAMFLRTVWPDTPVLCYQEFFYREHGFDANFDPEFLDEKRDWDYVARIIMKNAYLQVTLEQATWNVSPTHFQASSYPEHWRRKISVIHDGIDLQQARPHPSPEPLKLPDGTVLEKGQPIVTFVNRCLEPYRGCHTFIRAIPELQRQYPEARLVIVGKTKGVSYGAECPDGEWGERFLAEIDGQYDPSRVHFTGPLPYSQFIPLLQLSACHVYLTYPFVMSWSLLEAMACGCAVVGSDTAPVREVVRHGQNGVLVDFFSPADLAAAVVELLNDPQRAAGFGAAARETVERSYDLDACVTRQLALMDLVATRSIVA; the protein is encoded by the coding sequence GTGATTGGGTTGGGGATTAATGAAGTCGGTCCTTTGGGCAAGCTTCCAGATAATATTGCTTATTTTCGTTATTCCCTTAGTCAGGGCAATGGTGCAGGTGTTCACCCCCTGGCAAGAGAAACTGAAACCAAAGTGATTCGGGCGGAGGGGGTCGCCCGAGCAGCTTCTCGACTGCGTGATCAGGGATTTTATCCAGACTTGATCTGTGCTCATCCTGGTTGGGGTGAGGCTATGTTTTTGCGTACCGTTTGGCCGGATACTCCAGTTCTTTGTTATCAAGAATTTTTCTATCGTGAGCATGGTTTCGATGCCAATTTTGATCCTGAGTTTCTAGATGAAAAGCGGGATTGGGATTACGTTGCGCGAATAATCATGAAAAATGCTTATTTGCAAGTAACGCTGGAGCAGGCCACATGGAATGTTTCTCCAACCCATTTTCAGGCGAGCAGTTATCCGGAGCACTGGCGTCGAAAAATCAGCGTGATTCATGACGGCATTGATCTCCAGCAGGCTCGTCCCCATCCATCACCGGAGCCGCTCAAGCTGCCTGATGGCACCGTGTTGGAGAAGGGTCAACCGATCGTCACCTTTGTGAACCGCTGCCTGGAGCCCTATCGGGGCTGCCACACCTTCATCCGGGCCATTCCTGAACTGCAGCGGCAATACCCCGAAGCGCGGTTGGTGATCGTCGGCAAGACCAAGGGGGTGAGCTACGGCGCTGAGTGCCCGGACGGGGAGTGGGGTGAGCGCTTCCTGGCGGAAATCGATGGTCAGTACGACCCGAGCCGGGTTCATTTCACGGGCCCCTTGCCTTACAGCCAGTTCATTCCCTTGCTGCAGCTCAGTGCTTGCCACGTGTATCTCACCTACCCCTTTGTGATGAGCTGGAGCTTGCTGGAGGCAATGGCCTGTGGTTGTGCGGTGGTGGGGTCCGACACGGCTCCGGTGCGGGAGGTCGTTCGTCACGGCCAGAACGGTGTGCTGGTGGATTTCTTCTCACCCGCAGATCTGGCCGCGGCGGTGGTTGAGCTGCTCAACGATCCTCAGCGCGCTGCTGGCTTTGGTGCAGCGGCCCGAGAGACGGTCGAACGTAGTTATGACCTTGATGCCTGCGTCACTCGACAACTGGCTTTGATGGACCTGGTGGCCACTCGCAGCATCGTGGCCTGA